A genomic segment from Nocardia cyriacigeorgica GUH-2 encodes:
- a CDS encoding TetR/AcrR family transcriptional regulator, with protein sequence MSNRRRLAPEQRRRLLVDAGAGLFADRPYDKVLMEDVAAAAGVSRALLYRHFPSKRELFAAVYEQASADLLVATELDPAAPLAEQLAAGLDAHFDYFEANAHAVIAANRVLATDPTIQAIISGELGELRRRLLDVLGVEGQLREATSAVLMSWLTYVRVLTIDWLENGSLTREQMNQVSVGALLGALQPLLGAANSAG encoded by the coding sequence ATGAGCAACCGACGCCGGCTCGCCCCGGAACAACGCCGCCGCCTGCTCGTCGACGCCGGTGCAGGCCTGTTCGCCGACCGCCCCTACGACAAGGTGCTGATGGAGGACGTGGCCGCGGCGGCCGGAGTGTCGCGCGCACTGCTCTACCGGCACTTCCCGTCCAAGCGGGAGCTGTTCGCCGCCGTCTACGAGCAGGCATCGGCGGACCTGCTGGTGGCCACCGAACTCGACCCCGCCGCCCCGCTCGCCGAGCAGCTGGCCGCCGGCCTGGACGCGCACTTCGACTACTTCGAGGCCAATGCCCATGCGGTGATCGCCGCCAACCGCGTGCTCGCCACCGACCCGACCATCCAGGCGATCATCTCCGGCGAACTGGGTGAGCTGCGCAGGCGTTTGCTCGATGTGCTCGGCGTGGAAGGCCAACTGCGCGAGGCCACGTCGGCGGTGCTGATGTCGTGGCTGACCTACGTGCGCGTGCTGACGATCGACTGGCTGGAAAACGGCAGCCTGACCCGCGAGCAGATGAATCAGGTCAGTGTCGGCGCCCTGCTCGGCGCCCTGCAGCCGCTGCTGGGCGCTGCGAACTCCGCCGGCTGA
- the truB gene encoding tRNA pseudouridine(55) synthase TruB — MATDKPVLGPDGLGGLLIVDKDGGLTSHDVVARCRKLLRTKKVGHAGTLDPMATGVLVLGVERATKLLGLLTLTTKAYTATIRLGQATTTDDAEGEILSTQSAAAVTEADIAAGIAALTGEIQQIPATVSAIKVDGERAYARHRAGEEVRLAARPVTVHRFDLLDRRTAGDFIDLDVVVECSSGTYIRALARDLGEGLGVGGHLTALRRTRVGPFTLDHARTLDQLADEPGLSLDIDAAIRTAFPHRRIDKAEAESLRDGRWLDPIGLSGVYAALTEDGTAIALLEEKGKRAAPVMVVRPRGLA, encoded by the coding sequence ATGGCCACCGACAAGCCGGTGCTCGGGCCGGACGGGCTCGGCGGTCTGCTGATCGTCGACAAAGACGGCGGGCTGACCAGCCACGACGTCGTCGCCCGATGCCGGAAACTGTTGCGCACCAAGAAGGTCGGGCACGCGGGCACACTCGACCCGATGGCCACCGGCGTGCTGGTGCTCGGTGTCGAACGCGCCACCAAACTGCTCGGCCTGCTCACCCTGACCACCAAGGCCTACACCGCCACCATCCGGCTCGGCCAGGCCACCACCACCGACGACGCCGAGGGCGAGATCCTCTCCACCCAGTCGGCAGCTGCCGTCACCGAGGCCGATATCGCCGCCGGGATCGCCGCGCTCACCGGCGAGATCCAGCAGATCCCGGCCACGGTCAGCGCCATCAAGGTCGACGGCGAACGCGCCTATGCCCGTCACCGTGCCGGTGAGGAGGTGCGGCTGGCCGCCCGGCCGGTCACCGTGCACCGCTTCGACCTGCTGGACCGGCGCACCGCCGGTGACTTCATCGATCTCGATGTGGTGGTGGAATGCTCCTCGGGTACCTACATCCGGGCCCTGGCCCGTGATCTGGGCGAAGGGCTGGGCGTCGGCGGTCATCTCACCGCGCTGCGCCGCACCCGCGTCGGACCGTTCACCCTCGACCACGCCCGCACCCTCGACCAGCTCGCCGACGAGCCGGGGCTGAGCCTCGATATCGACGCCGCCATCCGCACCGCGTTCCCGCATCGCCGCATCGATAAGGCCGAGGCCGAATCGCTGCGCGACGGCCGCTGGCTCGACCCGATCGGCCTGTCCGGGGTGTATGCGGCGCTGACCGAGGACGGCACCGCCATCGCGCTACTGGAGGAGAAGGGCAAGCGGGCCGCGCCCGTCATGGTGGTCCGCCCGCGCGGACTGGCCTGA